The Apium graveolens cultivar Ventura chromosome 6, ASM990537v1, whole genome shotgun sequence genome contains a region encoding:
- the LOC141663702 gene encoding DNA (cytosine-5)-methyltransferase DRM2-like has translation MSGRFSKKRYPRKVVFKAMEEHGEDDEEPVLKTPLTHMARDNLGDCLNYMSHDPHVLKSTSTNYKKQKVVEHTKSTTYRTREKPMIGFGVPNATSTIVKEDIEVEGRGPPYFYFENVAYARQGVWLTIRKELYDIEPEFVDSLHMCAATRKRGYIHNLPMDDRLQIPPIPLSTIQEALPSTKEWWPQWDDRTKLNCIVTRHASASDVQRINEELCNSGPDPPKNIRENVIRECRKRNLVWLGKNTVDFLQPVQIESIMGFPEGHTRVACKTTQYKCLGNAFQVDTVAYHLSVVKKLFPKGIRVLSLFSGIGGAEVALYRLGIPLNFVVSVENSKDCTRILKNWWRQSEQKGRLIHISDVKKVTSHKLMQWMKEAGRFDLVIGGSPCNNLAGKNLKTRTGLAGEQSSLFYEYTRILGLVRTLQHSP, from the exons ATGAGTGGCCGATTTTCAAAGAAGCGATACCCCAGGAAAGTTGTGTTCAAAGCAATGGAGGAACACG GTGAAGATGATGAAGAACCGGTACTCAAGACTCCTCTCACACACATG GCCCGGGACAATCTTGGCGATTGTTTAAATTATATGTCTCATGATCCACACGTGTTGAAGTCCACAAGCACTAATTATAAGAAGCAAAAAGTTGTCGAACACACAAAGTCAACAACTTATAGAACGCGCGAGAAGCCGATGATAGGCTTTGGAGTTCCTAATGCCACGAGTACAATAGTTAAAGAAGACATCGAAGTAGAAGGGAGAGGTCCTCCTTATTTCTACTTCGAGAACGTGGCCTATGCACGGCAAGGGGTGTGGCTAACCATCAGAAAAGAACTTTACGACATTGAACCGGAATTCGTGGACTCGCTTCACATGTGTGCAGCAACAAGGAAAAGAGGTTACATCCATAACCTCCCGATGGATGACAGGTTGCAGATTCCTCCTATCCCTCTGTCCACAATACAAGAAGCCCTTCCTTCCACAAAAGAATGGTGGCCGCAATGGGATGACAGAACCAAATTAAACTGCATTGTAACTCGTCATGCAAGTGCATCAGATGTACAGAGAATAAATGAAGAGCTTTGTAATTCAGGACCAGACCCTCCCAAAAACATTAGAGAAAATGTGATCCGAGAATGCAGAAAGAGAAACTTGGTCTGGCTTGGTAAGAACACTGTTGATTTTCTTCAGCCTGTCCAAATAGAGTCAATAATGGGATTCCCGGAGGGCCATACAAGAGTAGCCTGCAAAACTACTCAATACAAATGCCTTGGAAATGCGTTTCAG GTTGACACAGTGGCCTATCATCTTTCTGTGGTAAAGAAATTATTTCCCAAGGGCATCAGAGTCCTTTCATTGTTCTCTGGCATTGGTGGAGCGGAAGTTGCTTTATACCGTCTTGGAATACCACTGAACTTTGTTGTCTCGGTCGAAAATTCCAAGGATTGTACACGGATCCTGAAAAATTGGTGGAGACAAAGTGAACAAAAGGGCCGGCTGATTCACATTTCTGATGTGAAAAAGGTAACAAGTCATAAGCTGATGCAATGGATGAAAGAGGCCGGTAGATTCGATCTGGTTATAGGGGGAAGCCCATGCAACAACCTTGCTGGGAAAAATTTGAAGACAAGAACTGGCCTGGCTGGTGAACAGTCTTCATTGTTCTATGAGTATACGCGGATTCTTGGGCTAGTCAGAACTTTGCAGCATAGCCCATAA